The genome window CGTGTCCTGGCTCGTGTCGGCCGGAACGACCGCGCCCGGCTTGAGCGACGCTGCCCCCGAGGTCGCCGTCTCGCCCGTGGTGGGGCGGAGGTCGACGTACGTCGTCCCGAAGACGGTCGCGGGCAGGATCCTGGCCACGACGTTCGCCGGAACGTGCGGGAGCTGGTCGTCCTGCATGGCCAGGGTGACGCGGACGCCGCCGTCGGTGCCGTTGGTGATCGACTTGACCCGTCCGACGACGAGGCCGAAGAGCTTGACGTCGGAGCCCGAGGTGAGCGCGCCGCCCGCGTTCCTCAGGTCGGCGCTGACCATGGGTGGCCCGCCCCACGCGCCACTGGTGCGGAGGCGGATGAGCCCGAGCAGGACGAGGATGACGAGGAGCGTGGCGAGGCCACGACGGGCGAGCTGCTGCTTCGTCGGGTCCTTGCGCGGCTTCACGGTGCGGGTGGGCATCAGCATCGCGATCACCCCGAGATCCGGAAGCCGGGGTCGCCACCCCAGAAGATGAGGGTCAGGAGCATGTTGAGCGCGACCACCACGACGATGCTGGCGCGGATCGAGGCGCCGGTGGCCTCGCCCACCGCCTGCGGACCGCCGCCGGCCTTGAGGCCGTACCAGCAGTGGATCAGCGTGATGATCACCGAGAAGAGCATGATCTTGATGACGGAGTAGAACACATCACGTCCCTGCACGAAGGTCGAGAAGTAGTGCTCGTACTGGCCCGGTGACTGGTGGAAGAGGAAGACGACGGACCACTGCGAGGCGACGTAGGAGCCGATCAGCCCGACGAGGTAGAGCGGCAGGATGGCGACCACCGTCGCCGCCAGCCGGGTCGCGACGAGGTAGCGCACCGGCCGTACCGCCATCACCTCGAGGGCGTCGACCTCCTCGCTGATCTTCATCGAGCCGAGCTGCGCGGTGAAGCGGCAGCCGACCTGCGCGGCCAGGGCGAGCGCCGCGATCAGGGGCGCCAGCTCGCGGGTGTTCGCGCTGGCGGAGATGAATCCGGTGAGCGGCGCCAGGCCGACGAGCTCGAGGCCGTTGAAGCCCTCGATGCCGAGCGACGTGCCGGCAGCGATGGAGAGCAGCACCATGACACCGACGGTGCCGCCGCCGACGAGCAGCGCGCCCGAGCCCCACGCGATGTCCTTGAGCTGGCGCAGCGCCTCGTTGGGATAGAGCCGCAGCGTGGTCGGGACGCTGCGCAGCGCGGTCCAGCTGAAGGTGGCGAAGTCACCCAGGGCGGCGAACGCGTCGACGACCGCGTTCGTCGTGCTCGCGACGAGACCCCGGGCCATCAGGCCGCACCGCTCGGCGAGAGCATCGAGTAGGCCTGCGTGAGGGCCACGTTCACGACGGCGAGCAGGATGACGCTGAGCACGACCGCCTGGTTGACCGCGTCGGCGACGCCCTTGGCGCCACCGCTGGCCGACAGGCCCTTGTGGCAGGCGACGATCGTGGCGATGAAGCCGAAGATCAGCGCCTTGAGCTCGGCCAGCGCGAGGTCCATCGGCTGGCTGAAGCTGACGAAGGAGTTGATGTAGGTGCCGGCGGAGACCTTGCCGCCGCCGACGTTGAGGATGAAGCCGGTGAGCATGGCCGCGACGGCGACGACGACGGTGAGCAGCAGTGCGACGACGAGTGCCGCGACGACCCGCGGGGCCACGAGGCGCTGGATCGGGTTGATGCCCATCACCTTCATCGCGTCGATCTCCTCACGGACCTGCCGTGCGCCGATGTCCGAGCAGATCGCAGAGCCGACCGCACCGGCGATCATCAGGCTCGTGACGAGCGGCGCGCCCTGACGCAGGACGCCGATGCCGTTGACCGCGCCGGAGAAGGAGACGGCGCCGATCTGGGAGGCGATGCCGCCGATCTGCACCGAGGTGATCACGCCGAACGGGATGGCCACGAGGATCGTCGGGAGCAGGGAGACCTTGGTCATGAACCAGGCCTGGAGGAGGAACTCGGTCCAGCTGAAGCGTCGCGCGATCATGTCGCTCACCGCTGATCTGCTGGCTTCGGCGCTCAACACCACGAGCTTCCCGCTCGTGACGACGCCGGCCCGCGTACGGTCCGCAAAACTCACTGACGTGCCTTCCCCCGCTGATGCTCTCCCCGAGTTGTCCTCCGACTGTAACGCGCGTCACAGATAAGGGTTACGGCGCGGTCGTTCACAGTTGTTCACAGCCTGCGCATCCGTGCTTCACCGGTGCCGACCGTAGGGTCGGCGGCATGGCCCGACGACGACATCTCGCCCTCGCCGCCCTCGCTCCCGTTCTCGCCGGCTTCCTGCTGATCGCGCCTGTCAGCGCTCCCGCAGAGGCCGCGACGGTCCACCGCGCAGCCCCCGTCAGCTCCGTCGCACACCCCATCGCGGGCGAGCGCTTCACCCTCTCAGGAGGTCTGGGCCGGTCCGTGTCCCGCTACGCGCTGCTGCAGCGCAGGAGCGGCAACCGCTGGGTCGGCGTCCAGAAGAAGCGGATCCCGGCCTCGGGCCGCTACGGCTTCGTCATCACCCAGCCGAGCACCACCGCGTCCTGGCGGGTGATCGCCCGCCGGACCCGGGTCCGTCACCACACCTACGCCCTTCGGCAGAGCGCGCCGCGGACCCTCACCCGCGCCGCCCAGAGGGGCAGCATCGCCGGCGCACGCGTCATGAGGGTCGGCGGCAGTCTGCTCGTCGAGGCGGCCTTCTCGCCGGGCCGACCCGGCCGGGCGGTCCAGTTCCAGATCAACGACGGCTCCGGTTGGCGCGCGGCGCGCAACGGCCGACAGGGTCCGATCGGCCGCACGCGCTACACCGTGGCCAGTTCCACGCAGCGACTCCTCCAGGTGCGGGCCGTCACCGGCGCACGCAACGGCGCGCCGGCGTACACCACTCCGTCGGTGAAGGTGCCGGTCGTCGGCGTACGGCCCCAGATCGCGGCCCACCGCGGCTTCTCCTCCTACTACCCCGAGAACACGCTGCCCGCGTACAGCGGTGCCCTCGGCAACGGGACCGACTGGCTCGAGACGGACTTCCAGCGCACGGCGCCCGACACCCAGGCCGAGGTCGACAGCGTCGCCACCGGCGAGTGTCCCGCCGCCGTGACGACGGCCGGAGCACAGCACTTCATCGCCCTGCACGACAACGACTTCGACCGCACCACCAACGTCCGCACGGTCTTCCCGCCCAGCTCCTACCCGGACCTCTATGACGCGAAGGGCAACCCGGTCGTCGGGGAGTTCACGCTCTGCCAGATCAAGCAGCTCGACGCCGGGTCGTGGAAGAACCCTGCCCTCTTCGCCCACACCCCGGTGCCGACGCTGGAGGAGGTGCTGGACCTGCTGCGCACGTCGTCCAACACGACGGCGCGGATCATGATCGAGCCGAAGCTCTCCAACGTCACCGAGTCGACCGCGCTCGCCGATGCCGTCCAGGCGTACGACGTCGCTCACGCCTCCGACGCGGGTTACTGGCCTCTCATCGACCCGAGTGGCCACCATGACCGCGCCCTCTTCGACACCTTCGACTTCGCCGACGCGACGGCCCTGACCGCCCACACCCCGGGGATCGAGGTCGGCACCGTCGCCGACAACACGGCCGATGCCATGCATGGTGACGAGACCGCGCCCGCGATCTCGACCGCGGCAGGCGCCACAGCCGTGCTGGTCAAGGACAACCTCGTCACGGCAGCACGGGTCGATCGCCTGCACGCGGCGGGCTTGAAGGTCTACGTCTGGACGGTCGACAGTGCGGCCCGCTGGTTCGAGCTCGCCGCGCTCGGCATCGACGGCGTCATCACCGACAACTCGAAGGGCATGGCGGCGCAGTTCCGAACCCTCGGGCTGTGATCGACTGTGGCCGGGATCGTGTCCTGCACCGCGTGAACCTGTAACTCCGAGTTTCACATCCCGTACAGTTCAAGGGTGAGTACCGCCCCCGAGACCGACGGTCGACGATCCGCAGCGGCCGCGCGCCGGCGCGCGCGGGAGAGCGACATCATCGGCGCGACCCGGAAGCTCTTCGACGAGCGCGGCGTCCGCGATGCCCAGATCGAGGACATCGCCCGAGCCGTCGGGATCAACCGCGCGATCGTCTACCGCCACTTCACCGGCAAGGAGGAGCTCTTCGCGCTCACCCTCGTGGGCTACCTGGAGGAGCTGCGCGCGGAGCTCGAGACGGCAAGCGCCGGCGAGGGATCGCTCGCCGACAAGGTGGCCGCGACCATCGGCGCCTTCGTGGACTACGGCGTGGCGCACCCCGCCTTCTCCGACTGCGCCCAGGCGCTGATGCGCCGGACCGGCCCCGAGCTCTTCGACGAGATCTCCGAGGGTGCGATGCTCCGCCTCGGTCGCGCGATGACGGGTTGCCTGTCGATCCTGACCCGCCTCATCGACGAGGGAAACGCCGCCGGCGACTTCCACGTCGAGAACCCGGCCTTCCTCGCGAACACCCTCTATGCGAGCGGACTCGGCGCCCTCCAGCTTGCGCGGATCGGCATCACCGTCACGGAGGCGATGCCGGGTGTCCCCGTCGTGGGCGAGCTCTCCGTGGCAGAGGTGAGGGGCTACATGACGAAGGCCGCCCTAGCCATGCTCCGCTAGGACGGCCTTCGGCAGGATTCCTGACTACTTCTCCAGGATCGCCACCACGCCTTGGCCGCCTGCGGCGCAGACGGAGATGAGCGCGCGACCGCTGCCCTTGGCGTCGAGGAGCTTCGCGGCATTGGCGACGATGCGACCACCGGTGGCGGCGAAGGGGTGACCCGCAGCCAGCGAGGAGCCCTTGACGTTGAGCTTGGACCGGTCGACCGAGCCGAGCGGCTCGTCCAGGCCGAGGCGCTCCTTGCAGAACACCTCGTCCTCCCACGCCTTGAGCGTGGAGAGCACCTGGGAGGCGAAGGCCTCGTGGATCTCGTAGTAGTCGAAGTCCTGCAGGGTCAGCCCGTTGCGCGCGAGCATCCGGGGGACGGCGTACGCCGGCGCCATCAGCAGGCCTTCGCGGCCGGTGACGAAGTCGACCGCCGCCGTCTCGGAGTCCACGAAGTACGCGAGCGGCTTGAGGCCGTGGGCCTCGGCCCACTCCTCCGAGGAGAGCAGGACGGTGGAGGCGCCGTCGGTGAGCGGCGTCGAGTTGGCCGCCGTCATCGTGGCCCCCTCCCCCTTGCCGAAGACCGGCTTGAGCGTGGAGAGTTTCTCCACCGAGGAGTCGCCGCGCAGGTTGTTGTCGCGCTCGAGGCCGCGGAACGGCGTGACCAGGTCGTCCTGCCAGCCCTCCTCGTAGGAGGCGAAGAGGTTGTGGTGCGAGGCGACGGCCAGCTCGTCCTGCGCCTCACGGGTGATCTTCCACTCCAGTGCGGTCAGCGCCTGGCTGTCACCCATCGAGAGGCCGGTCCGCGGCTCGCCGTTGGACGGGACCGCGAGGCCGATGTCGCCCGGACGGATGGCGGCGAGCGCCTTGAGCTTGTCGGCCGTCGTGCGCTTGTTGTTGACGGCGATGAGCTTCTTGCGGAGCTTCTCCGAGATCGCGATCGGGGCGTCCGACGTGGTGTCCACGCCTCCGCCGATGCCCGAGTCGAGCTGGCCGAGGGCGATCTTGTTGGCGATGTAGTTGATCGCCTGGAGCCCGGTCCCGCAGGCCTGCTGCAGGTCGACGCCGGGGGTCTCGGGCGCGAGCTTGGTGCTCAGCACCGACTCGCGGACCAGGTTGAAGTCGCGGCTGTGCTTGAGCACCGCGCCGCCGGCGACCTCGCCGAGACGCTCACCGTCGAGGCCGAAGCGGGCGACCAGGCCGTCGAGCGCGGCCGTGAACATCTCCTGGTTGGAGGCGTTCGAGTAGGCACCGTTGGAGCGGGCGAACGGGATCCGGTTGCCGCCGAGGATGGCGACCTTGCGGGCCGCACGCGAGGAGTCAGTCATGGTTCGATCCTACGCACGCCCGGATCGATTTGTGGACAGTGAGTTACACAACGAGTTACAGATGCTCGGTGGTCGGTTAGATTGGCTCGCATGAGCGACAAGTACCAGTCCTTCAGCCAGTCCACGATCGGCAAGATCCTGGTCAAGAACCTGGGTCTTCCCCAGCCCACCAAGCTCGAGCGGTACGTCGACGGCGACCCGCTCGTCAAGGGCACCGTCCTGGTCGGCGGTCACGGCCGCCTCGTCGAGTCGCTGCCCGGCCTCCTGGGCGTCTTCGGCGCCGAGGACGTGACGGACACCGTGACCGAGGGCAGCCGCTACAAGGCGCTGGTCTTCGACGCGACCGGCTACACCTCGCCCGACCAGCTCATGGCGCTGCGTGACTTCTTCACGCCGGTGCTCCGCTCGCTCGAGAGCTGCCCCCGCGTCGTCGTGATCGGCACCCCTCCCGAGACGGTGTCGGGCCAGGAGCGCGTCGCCCAGCGCGCGCTCGAGGGCTTCACCCGCAGCCTCGGCAAGGAGATCGGCAAGGGCGGCACCGTCCAGCTCGTCTATGTCGCCGACGGCTTCGAGGGCTCCGCCACCTCCACGCTCGCCTTCCTCCTCTCCCCCAAGTCGGCCTACGTCAGCGGCCAGGTCATCCGGATCGGTCTGCACGAGGCCGAGGCGTCCCACGCCGTGCCCGACTGGTTCCGCCCGCTCGAGGGCAAGATCGCCCTCGTCACCGGCGCCAGCCGCGGAATCGGTGAGCAGATCGCCCGGGTCCTGCACCGCGACGGCGCGACCGTCGTCGGCGTCGACGTACCCCAGGCCGCCTCCGACCTGCAGAAGGTCACCGGCGAGATCGACGGTGACTGGCTCACGCTCGACATCACCGCGCCCGACGCTCCGCAGCGGATCGCCAAGCACCTCAAGGACAACCACGGCGGCGTCGACATCGTCGTGCATAACGCCGGCATCACGCGGGACAAGAAGCTCGCCAACATGGCCGAGGACCGCTGGTCCTCCGTCGTCTCGGTGAACCTCGTCGCTCCCGAGAAGATCACCGCCGAGCTCCTGGCCCAGAAGGTGATCCGCCCCAACGGCCGGATCATCGCCGTCAGCTCGATCGCCGGCATCGCCGGCAACGTAGGCCAGACCAACTACGCCGTCTCCAAGGCCGGCGTGATCGGCTTCGTGGACTCGCTGGCCGACCTGCTCACCGACGGCATCACCGTCAACGCCGTCGCGCCCGGCTTCATCATCACGCAGATGACGGCGGCCGTCCCGTTCGCGACCCGCGAGGTCGGTCAGCGGATGAATGCCATGGCCCAGGGCGGCCTACCCGTCGACGTCGCCGAGACCATCGCCTGGTACGCCAGCCCCGGCTCGACGGCCGTCAACGGCAACGTCGTCCGGGTCTGCGGCCAGATGATGCTGGGCGCCTGAGGTGCCCACCACCCGCACCTACTCCGGGAAGGCGGGAGTCGGCGACCTGCTCAAGGCCGCACTCCCCGCCCTTCCGGTCGTGGGCTCGCTCCCCGGCATCAGCAAGACCAAGGGGTACGACGGCTTCGTCTTCGACCGGCCCCCGGTGACCGTCACGCACGAGATGGTGCAGCCCTTCGCCGAGGTCTGCGGCTTCCTCCCCAAGGACCAGGTGCCGCCGCCCTACCCGCATCTGCTGGTCTTCCCGCTGCAGCTCAAGGCGCTCGGCGACCGGGCCTTCCCGGCGCCCGCGATGGGCATGGTCCACCTGGACAACTCGATCTCGCATCACCGGCCGATCCGCTTCGGTGAGACCCTCGAGGCGCAGATGACCGTCGGCGAGGGCATCCCGCATCCGGCCGGCACCGCGTACCGGTTCGAGGCGAGTGTGCACTCGGAGGGCGAGCTGGTGTGGGAGGAGACGTCGACGTACCTCAGCCGCGGGAAGCGCAACCCCGACGTCGAATGGCCCGACACCTACGAGCGGGTCCCGGCCGCCCTTCCCGTGTGGTCACTGCCGGCCAATCTGGGCCGCCGGTACGGCGCCGTCTCCGGTGACATCAACCCGATCCACCTGAGCGCACTGAGCGCCAGGGCCTTGGGCTTCAAGCGCCAGATCGCCCACGGTTACTGGACGATGGCCCGCAGCGTCGCCGCCCTCGACGGCCGTCTCCCCGACGCCGTCAAGGTCGAGGCGTC of Nocardioides sp. Kera G14 contains these proteins:
- a CDS encoding MlaE family ABC transporter permease, which codes for MIARRFSWTEFLLQAWFMTKVSLLPTILVAIPFGVITSVQIGGIASQIGAVSFSGAVNGIGVLRQGAPLVTSLMIAGAVGSAICSDIGARQVREEIDAMKVMGINPIQRLVAPRVVAALVVALLLTVVVAVAAMLTGFILNVGGGKVSAGTYINSFVSFSQPMDLALAELKALIFGFIATIVACHKGLSASGGAKGVADAVNQAVVLSVILLAVVNVALTQAYSMLSPSGAA
- a CDS encoding MaoC/PaaZ C-terminal domain-containing protein, coding for MPTTRTYSGKAGVGDLLKAALPALPVVGSLPGISKTKGYDGFVFDRPPVTVTHEMVQPFAEVCGFLPKDQVPPPYPHLLVFPLQLKALGDRAFPAPAMGMVHLDNSISHHRPIRFGETLEAQMTVGEGIPHPAGTAYRFEASVHSEGELVWEETSTYLSRGKRNPDVEWPDTYERVPAALPVWSLPANLGRRYGAVSGDINPIHLSALSARALGFKRQIAHGYWTMARSVAALDGRLPDAVKVEASFRKPLFLPSKVAFGAQPTGEGYAFSLTKAGSDTIHLLGRTTAL
- a CDS encoding TetR/AcrR family transcriptional regulator, translated to MSTAPETDGRRSAAAARRRARESDIIGATRKLFDERGVRDAQIEDIARAVGINRAIVYRHFTGKEELFALTLVGYLEELRAELETASAGEGSLADKVAATIGAFVDYGVAHPAFSDCAQALMRRTGPELFDEISEGAMLRLGRAMTGCLSILTRLIDEGNAAGDFHVENPAFLANTLYASGLGALQLARIGITVTEAMPGVPVVGELSVAEVRGYMTKAALAMLR
- a CDS encoding 3-oxoacyl-ACP reductase; this encodes MSDKYQSFSQSTIGKILVKNLGLPQPTKLERYVDGDPLVKGTVLVGGHGRLVESLPGLLGVFGAEDVTDTVTEGSRYKALVFDATGYTSPDQLMALRDFFTPVLRSLESCPRVVVIGTPPETVSGQERVAQRALEGFTRSLGKEIGKGGTVQLVYVADGFEGSATSTLAFLLSPKSAYVSGQVIRIGLHEAEASHAVPDWFRPLEGKIALVTGASRGIGEQIARVLHRDGATVVGVDVPQAASDLQKVTGEIDGDWLTLDITAPDAPQRIAKHLKDNHGGVDIVVHNAGITRDKKLANMAEDRWSSVVSVNLVAPEKITAELLAQKVIRPNGRIIAVSSIAGIAGNVGQTNYAVSKAGVIGFVDSLADLLTDGITVNAVAPGFIITQMTAAVPFATREVGQRMNAMAQGGLPVDVAETIAWYASPGSTAVNGNVVRVCGQMMLGA
- a CDS encoding glycerophosphodiester phosphodiesterase encodes the protein MARRRHLALAALAPVLAGFLLIAPVSAPAEAATVHRAAPVSSVAHPIAGERFTLSGGLGRSVSRYALLQRRSGNRWVGVQKKRIPASGRYGFVITQPSTTASWRVIARRTRVRHHTYALRQSAPRTLTRAAQRGSIAGARVMRVGGSLLVEAAFSPGRPGRAVQFQINDGSGWRAARNGRQGPIGRTRYTVASSTQRLLQVRAVTGARNGAPAYTTPSVKVPVVGVRPQIAAHRGFSSYYPENTLPAYSGALGNGTDWLETDFQRTAPDTQAEVDSVATGECPAAVTTAGAQHFIALHDNDFDRTTNVRTVFPPSSYPDLYDAKGNPVVGEFTLCQIKQLDAGSWKNPALFAHTPVPTLEEVLDLLRTSSNTTARIMIEPKLSNVTESTALADAVQAYDVAHASDAGYWPLIDPSGHHDRALFDTFDFADATALTAHTPGIEVGTVADNTADAMHGDETAPAISTAAGATAVLVKDNLVTAARVDRLHAAGLKVYVWTVDSAARWFELAALGIDGVITDNSKGMAAQFRTLGL
- a CDS encoding acetyl-CoA C-acetyltransferase; this translates as MTDSSRAARKVAILGGNRIPFARSNGAYSNASNQEMFTAALDGLVARFGLDGERLGEVAGGAVLKHSRDFNLVRESVLSTKLAPETPGVDLQQACGTGLQAINYIANKIALGQLDSGIGGGVDTTSDAPIAISEKLRKKLIAVNNKRTTADKLKALAAIRPGDIGLAVPSNGEPRTGLSMGDSQALTALEWKITREAQDELAVASHHNLFASYEEGWQDDLVTPFRGLERDNNLRGDSSVEKLSTLKPVFGKGEGATMTAANSTPLTDGASTVLLSSEEWAEAHGLKPLAYFVDSETAAVDFVTGREGLLMAPAYAVPRMLARNGLTLQDFDYYEIHEAFASQVLSTLKAWEDEVFCKERLGLDEPLGSVDRSKLNVKGSSLAAGHPFAATGGRIVANAAKLLDAKGSGRALISVCAAGGQGVVAILEK
- a CDS encoding MlaE family ABC transporter permease, with product MARGLVASTTNAVVDAFAALGDFATFSWTALRSVPTTLRLYPNEALRQLKDIAWGSGALLVGGGTVGVMVLLSIAAGTSLGIEGFNGLELVGLAPLTGFISASANTRELAPLIAALALAAQVGCRFTAQLGSMKISEEVDALEVMAVRPVRYLVATRLAATVVAILPLYLVGLIGSYVASQWSVVFLFHQSPGQYEHYFSTFVQGRDVFYSVIKIMLFSVIITLIHCWYGLKAGGGPQAVGEATGASIRASIVVVVALNMLLTLIFWGGDPGFRISG